In Palaemon carinicauda isolate YSFRI2023 unplaced genomic scaffold, ASM3689809v2 scaffold3589, whole genome shotgun sequence, the sequence CCATGAAGAATAATACTCAAGAAACTTATCAACAGCATTTCCCTCCCCATCTTCTGGATGCACTGCAAAACTTGTAGATCCTTCCAATTCAACTACACCATGGGGCATATCATTTTTCCACAGCTCCTCTGGTCCTTTAAGAAAATATGGGCCATCAAACCAAATGTTACTGTTCAGCATTTGCTGACTTGTGAAACCTCTTGATGCAATATCAGCAGGATTCTCTTTACTCTGAACATATCTCCACTGTGTATTTTCAGAGAAATCTTTGATTACTTTCACTCTATTTGCAACAAATATAGGAAATCTCtttctatcattaaaaatatagtgaaGAACTGTTGTAGAATCTGTGTGATAGAATGTCTGGTCCACTGTAATCTGCAGCTCTTTCAAAATGTGTTGTGCGAGATTTATGGACACCACTGCAGCAGTCAATTCCAGTCGCGGTATGGTTGTTGCCTTTACAGGACACACTCTAGACTTTCCCATCAGCAGAGCAGTAGAAATCCTCCCACTGTTATCAGAAAGTCTCATGTATGCTGCAGCACCATAGCCTTCATTACTAGCATCTGAAAACATGTGCAGCTGTGTGGAAGTCACTGTACCAAATTCCTTTGGTTTGACACATCTTGGAATCTTTAAGTTACTCAGGATTGGTAAATCATCAAGCCACCTTCTCCAGGGCTTCAGGTATTTTTCGGGAATAACATCATCCCATCCCAAGCTGCTATCCTGACAAACTTCGCGAAGAATTCTCTTAGCTGGCAAAAGAAAAGGAGCCACAAAACCAA encodes:
- the LOC137636698 gene encoding uncharacterized protein → MGDIESMFYQVQVPKDQHKYLRFLWWPGGELESELTEYRMGVHIFGAVSSPSIANYALRAAADHARDKYGPDVEHTIKTNFYVDDYLKSVPSEEQALRLVKDVTAALKERGFRLTKFVSNSRLVLKSIPQEDRSKDRQTCDLDYDELHVERALGLQWNIENDYFTFSASLDPKPFTRRGILSTVCSLYDPLGFVAPFLLPAKRILREVCQDSSLGWDDVIPEKYLKPWRRWLDDLPILSNLKIPRCVKPKEFGTVTSTQLHMFSDASNEGYGAAAYMRLSDNSGRISTALLMGKSRVCPVKATTIPRLELTAAVVSINLAQHILKELQITVDQTFYHTDSTTVLHYIFNDRKRFPIFVANRVKVIKDFSENTQWRYVQSKENPADIASRGFTSQQMLNSNIWFDGPYFLKGPEELWKNDMPHGVVELEGSTSFAVHPEDGEGNAVDKFLEYYSSWHRLRMAVAVYHRLFSILKSKRQARINGSFTAEELDAAEKAVIRIYSEENF